In the genome of Podospora pseudocomata strain CBS 415.72m chromosome 2 map unlocalized CBS415.72m_2.2, whole genome shotgun sequence, one region contains:
- a CDS encoding uncharacterized protein (EggNog:ENOG503NZ3W) → MPKHFENICSAIDQLPSDLDFDVPPLSKATGLSQDLGLMRSDASCASIPNEQDSQSSNAEQQAVTPGTSFSEPKRRKG, encoded by the coding sequence ATGCCCAAGCATTTCGAGAATATATGCTCTGCCATTGACCAGCTGCCGTCGGATTTAGATTTTGATGTTCCGCCACTTTCCAAGGCGACTGGGCTTTCCCAGGATTTGGGTTTAATGCGGTCAGATGCCAGCTGCGCTTCTATACCTAACGAGCAGGACAGCCAGTCGAGCAATGCCGAGCAGCAAGCGGTAACTCCAGGTACCTCATTCAGTgagccgaagaggaggaaaggatAA
- a CDS encoding uncharacterized protein (EggNog:ENOG503P2BB) — translation MLLKSVILALATATGISQANPIAPRQGPTGNGPFAPAYYTTDSSLNGHTLYLPRNVPQGAKIPVLVWGNGACSANGLDFLNFLTQIASHGVFVISSGSPGGQGSTNAQMMTRAIDWVTNTATKQRYPWLETSRISVSGMSCGGVEAYTAGVNDNRVTTIGIYNSGLLSEQESRNVVPRINKPIFYFMGGPSDIAFNNVGVSSRMRVGKKLTEDQGERDYRLLPQSTPTWKGNLNVGHGGTYGDQNGGKFGVAAVRYYQWVLRGNATAANFFTNNQEASRDGWSVESRSLGNLRVNPI, via the exons ATGTTGCTGAAGTCTGTCATCCTCGCTCTGGCAACGGCCACTGGCATCAGCCAGGCCAACCCAATCGCCCCCCGTCAAGGA CCTACCGGCAACGGCCCGTTCGCCCCCGCGTATTACACCACcgactcctccctcaacggcCACACCCTTTATCTCCCCCGGAACGTCCCCCAAGGAGCCAAAATCCCCGTCCTGGTCTGGGGTAACGGCGCTTGCTCCGCCAACGGCCTCGACTTCCTCAACTTCCTGACTCAAATTGCCTCCCATGGCGTGTTTGTCATCTCTTCCGGCTCGCCCGGCGGCCAAGGCTCAACCAATGCCCAGATGATGACCCGCGCCATCGACTGggtcaccaacaccgccaccaaACAGCGCTATCCTTGGCTGGAAACGTCTCGAATCTCGGTCTCGGGGATGAgctgcggtggtgttgaggcgTACACGGCGGGAGTGAACGACAACAGGGTCACCACCATCGGGATCTACAACTCGGGTCTGTTGAGTGAGCAGGAGAGCAGGAATGTTGTGCCGAGAATCAACAAGCCAATCTTCTACTTTATGGGAGGCCCCAGTGATATCGCTTTCAACAACGTGGGTGTTTCATCGCGAATGAGGGTTGGAAAGAAGCTGACAGAAGACCAGGGCGAGAGAGACTACCGACTTCTTCCGCAATCCACACCGACCTGGAAGGGCAACTTGAACGTTGGGCACGGCGGAACCTATGGTGACCAAAACGGCGGCAagtttggtgttgctgctgtcagaTATTATCAGTGGGTTTTGAGAGGTAACGCGACTGCTGCcaacttcttcaccaacaaTCAGGAGGCGAGCCGAGATGGGTGGAGTGTCGAGAGCCGAAGCTTGGGGAATCTGAGGGTGAATCCCATCTAA